The Cervus elaphus chromosome 22, mCerEla1.1, whole genome shotgun sequence genome has a window encoding:
- the LOC122680626 gene encoding protein HP-25 homolog 2 has translation MPGRGGQSLSMVCVDVWILALSVLSVTADATSPEVTGSCDSQGLPGFPGPPGPPGFYGPPGPQGPPGLRGLPGIPGDIERCLSPPKSAFAVKLSDPLPAPSQPIVFKEALHNDQDHFNLTTGVFTCTIPGVYRFGFDVELFQHAVKLGLMKNGTQILEKESEAKDNYRHLSGNIILQLTLGDRVWLESKLDTAETEKGPVQSLFFGYLLYGNYPG, from the exons ATGCCTGGGAGAGGAGGACAATCTCTCTCCATGGTGTGTGTAG ATGTCTGGATTTTAGCTTTGTCTGTTCTATCAGTCACGGCTGATGCCACTTCTCCAGAAGTTACCGGGTCCTGTGATTCTCAAGGACTTCCAGGATTTCCAGGGCCCCCAGGCCCTCCAGGGTTTTATGGTCCTCCAG GGCCCCAAGGCCCCCCAGGATTGCGAGGACTACCTGGGATTCCTGGAGACATTGAGAGATGCTTGTCTCCCCCTAAATCCGCCTTTGCAGTGAAGCTGAGTgatcccctcccagccccctcccagcccattgtcttcaaggAAGCCCTGCATAATGACCAGGACCACTTCAATCTTACCACGGGAGTGTTCACCTGCACCATCCCTGGCGTGTACCGCTTTGGCTTTGACGTTGAGCTATTCCAGCATGCTGTGAAGTTAGGGCTCATGAAGAATGGCACTCAAATCCTGGAGAAGGAGTCCGAGGCCAAGGACAATTATAGGCATCTTTCAGGAAATATCATCTTGCAGCTGACATTGGGAGACAGAGTCTGGCTGGAATCCAAGCTAGACACAGCAGAGACTGAGAAAGGACCGGTTCAGAGTTTGTTCTTTGGGTATTTGCTCTATGGAAACTATCCTGGCTAA
- the LOC122680737 gene encoding protein HP-25 homolog 1: MVNERALVPGGRGRARTMNIAGFRILAQLVLLLVADVKSSADSELCEPRGPRGPPGPIGPPGPRGFAGPIGMPGPRGRPGLPGLIEKCPPLPQSAFSVKLSGPFPGPSQPIVFQEVLYNHQGHFNPATGVFTCSVPGVYQFGFDIELFQSAVKVGLMRNGTQIRDKQAEAGDSHEQASGSSILELEKGDRVWLESKLDKEESEKGTTHTVFYGFLLNGN, encoded by the exons ATGGTCAACGAAAGAGCTTTAGTgcctgggggaaggggaagagccaggACCATGAACATTGCAG GTTTCAGGATTTTAGCTCAGCTTGTCCTCTTACTTGTGGCTGATGTCAAGTCTTCAGCAGACTCAGAGCTGTGTGAACCTCGTGGGCCCCGAGGACCTCCGGGACCCATCGGTCCTCCAGGGCCACGTGGTTTTGCAG GACCCATAGGCATGCCAGGACCaagagggagacctgggcttccTGGACTCATTGAGAAGTGCCCACCCCTACCTCAGTCTGCCTTTTCCGTCAAGCTGAGTGGGCCTTTCCCAGGACCCTCCCAGCCCATTGTCTTCCAGGAAGTTCTGTACAACCATCAGGGCCACTTCAACCCTGCCACTGGCGTGTTCACCTGCAGCGTCCCTGGCGTGTACCAATTTGGCTTTGACATTGAGTTGTTTCAGAGTGCTGTCAAAGTGGGTCTCATGCGGAATGGCACCCAGATCCGGGACAAGCAGGCAGAAGCTGGGGATAGCCACGAGCAGGCTTCTGGAAGTTCCATCTTGGAGCTGGAGAAAGGCGACAGGGTCTGGCTGGAGTCTAAGCTGGacaaagaagaatctgaaaaaggaactACTCACACTGTGTTTTATGGGTTTTTGCTCAATGGAAATTAA